From one Cucurbita pepo subsp. pepo cultivar mu-cu-16 chromosome LG17, ASM280686v2, whole genome shotgun sequence genomic stretch:
- the LOC111778775 gene encoding LOW QUALITY PROTEIN: uncharacterized protein LOC111778775 (The sequence of the model RefSeq protein was modified relative to this genomic sequence to represent the inferred CDS: inserted 2 bases in 1 codon): protein MEKIGVAMTDPMVSYLEKQLEQRFNLFKLWIHPLNSDYLQQNAQSIRAVVVSSSSGADANLIDALPALEVVASFSVGIDKIDLAKCVEKGIRVTNTPDVLTDDVADAAIGLAIAVSRRICECDRFVRSGSWTKGDFGLGTKFSRKSVGILGLGRIGSAIAKRAEAFGCSISYCSRNDKHHSVYKYFPIVLDLAANSQFLFVACNLTQQTKHIINREVIDALGSHGFLINVGRGAHVDESELISTLLDGRLAGAGLDVYENEPHVPKQLLELQNVVLLPHVASDTNETSTAMADLVIRNLEAHFKNEPLLTPVTELLQCAGTFXAALKMEKIGVAMTTPMFSYLEEQLEQRFNLFKLWIHPLNSDYLQQNAKSIRAVVGCTKIGADANLIDTFPALEIVASFSVGLDKIDLPKCREKGIRVTNTPDVLTDDVADAAIGLAIAVSRRICESDRFVKSGSWTKGGLGLGTKFNGKSVGIVGLGRIGSAIAKRAEAFGCSISYCSRNEKHHSGYKYFPSVVDLAANSQFLFVACNLTQETKHIINREVIDALGPNGILINVGRGAHVNESELVSALHKGRLGGVGLDVFENEPHVPEQLLELENAVLLPHVGTDTIETTIAMADLVIGNLEAHFRNEPLITPVI from the exons ATGGAGAAGATAGGAGTTGCAATGACCGATCCAATGGTGAGTTACCTCGAAAAACAGCTTGAACAACGCTTCAATCTCTTCAAGCTCTGGATTCATCCTCTCAACTCCGATTACCTTCAGCAAAACGCGCAATCGATCAGAGCAGTAGTCGTCAGTTCCAGTTCCGGTGCCGATGCTAATTTGATCGACGCTTTGCCGGCTTTGGAAGTCGTAGCGAGCTTCAGTGTAGGAATCGACAAAATTGATTTGGCGAAATGCGTGGAGAAGGGGATTAGGGTTACCAATACGCCCGATGTGTTGACCGACGATGTCGCCGATGCCGCAATTGGTCTGGCCATTGCGGTTTCGAGGAGGATTTGTGAGTGCGATCGGTTCGTCCGGAGTGGATCATGGACCAAAGGCGATTTTGGTTTGGGAACGAAG TTCAGTCGAAAATCAGTAGGAATTCTTGGGTTGGGAAGGATCGGTTCAGCCATTGCCAAGAGAGCTGAAGCATTTGGGTGCTCCATCAGTTATTGCAGTAGGAACGATAAGCATCACAGTGTTTACAAATACTTCCCCATCGTCCTAGACTTGGCTGCAAACTCTCAGTTTCTGTTCGTGGCATGCAATCTCACCCAACAAACTAAGCACATTATCAATCGGGAAGTAATCGATGCATTGGGGTCACATGGCTTTCTTATCAACGTTGGACGAGGTGCTCACGTCGATGAATCTGAGCTCATCTCTACGCTGCTCGATGGTCGTTTGGCTGGGGCAGGACTAGATGTATATGAAAACGAGCCCCATGTACCTAAACAGTTGCTTGAGCTTCAAAATGTAGTCCTATTGCCTCACGTCGCATCCGATACCAACGAGACCAGCACTGCAATGGCCGACCTTGTGATTCGAAACTTGGAGGCACATTTCAAGAATGAGCCTCTACTTACTCCCGTGAC GGAATTGTTGCAGTGCGCTGGAACTTT TGCTGCGCtgaaaatggagaagataGGAGTTGCAATGACCACTCCAATGTTCAGTTACCTCGAAGAACAGCTTGAACAACGCTTCAATCTCTTCAAGCTCTGGATTCATCCTCTCAACTCCGATTACCTTCAACAAAACGCGAAATCGATCAGAGCAGTAGTCGGCTGTACCAAGATCGGCGCCGACGCCAATTTAATCGACACTTTTCCGGCGTTGGAAATCGTAGCGAGCTTCAGTGTGGGACTCGACAAAATTGATTTGCCGAAGTGCCGGGAGAAGGGAATTAGGGTTACTAATACACCCGATGTGTTGACCGACGATGTTGCGGATGCCGCAATTGGACTGGCCATTGCGGTTTCGAGGAGGATTTGTGAGTCTGATCGGTTCGTCAAGAGTGGATCGTGGACGAAAGGCGGTTTGGGATTGGGAACGAAG TTCAATGGTAAATCAGTTGGAATTGTTGGATTGGGAAGGATTGGTTCTGCCATTGCCAAGAGAGCTGAAGCATTTGGTTGCTCCATAAGTTATTGCAGTAGGAATGAAAAGCATCACAGTGGTTACAAATACTTTCCCAGCGTTGTAGACTTGGCTGCAAATTCCCAGTTTCTGTTTGTGGCATGCAATCTGACCCAAGAAACTAAGCACATTATCAATCGAGAAGTAATTGATGCATTGGGGCCAAATGGCATTCTTATCAATGTTGGGCGAGGTGCTCACGTCAATGAATCTGAGCTCGTATCTGCGCTACACAAAGGTCGTTTAGGAGGGGTAGGACTAGATGTATTTGAAAACGAGCCCCATGTACCTGAACAATTGCTTGAGCTTGAGAATGCAGTTCTTCTGCCTCATGTGGGAACGGATACCATTGAGACCACCATTGCAATGGCGGACCTCGTGATTGGAAACTTGGAGGCACATTTCAGGAACGAGCCTCTGATTACTCCTGTGATTTGA
- the LOC111778167 gene encoding homeobox-leucine zipper protein GLABRA 2-like gives MAVVMSDNRPSRRVMNVPSSPALSLTLAGVFQNAVDMGADAPVRREDSCSDNSEPAGSRSAEDLGVEPDDEDEDEDKGLGNRKKRKNRHTSEQIREMEKVFKESPHPDEKQRQKLSENLGLHSKQIKFWFQNRRTQIKVSLERQEMEKLREENQALKEMINKSSCLKCCSSANSIAISMDSMFTSSDQKQQQLVTEIVRLKAEVEGLKTALEQYAPAGTSRSRLGESEDAIEGRRNLEKSKRIFGLEKARVMEIAKKAIEEVVKMADSGEPLWIRSFETGRELLNYDEYMKQFAGEYEQQPKGEIEASRESGVVFVDLHRLVQSFMDVVQWKEMFPSIISKASTIEVVCNGDGSTRNGAVQLMFAELQMLTPVFPPREVYFIRTCKRLSPEKWVVADVSINNVGDSIDSSPSFCRKRPSGCIIEDTSNGHCKVIVLEHWECQKTKLRTMYRTIVNSGLIFGARHWMATMQTHCEWQVFYMATNVPMKDSTGITTLGGRKSVLRLAQRMTSSVYQAMGASSSHTWTKVQSKIGENIRVASRKNLNDPREPLGLILCAVASVWLPISPKLLFEFLINGSRRIEWDVMLSGPVETLAVFAKGQNRGNAVTIQAIKSDESNKWIIQDTLTNDYESTVIYAQIDITSMQSVMVGCDPSTITTLPMGFSILPDGHPPRASVISKSKEERVTEGGSLLTIATQTSQSAEYVNDFVSHMLENIKASLQVEDD, from the exons ATGGCCGTTGTCATGTCCGACAACCGCCCATCTCGCCGTGTTATGAATGTTCCTTCTTCTCCGGCTCTTTCTCTCACCCTT gCTGGGGTTTTCCAGAATGCGGTGGATATGGGCGCCGACGCGCCGGTGAGGAGAGAGGACAGCTGCAGTGACAACTCTGAGCCGGCGGGGTCGAGGTCGGCGGAGGATTTGGGCGTCGAGcctgatgatgaagatgaagatgaagataagGGACTGGGGAAtagaaaaaagaggaagaatcGTCATACTTCAGAGCAAATCAGAGAAATGGAGAA GGTGTTTAAAGAGTCTCCTCATCCAGATGAGAAACAGAGGCAGAAACTCAGTGAGAATCTTGGTCTTCATTCTAAGCAAATCAAGTTCTGGTTTCAGAATCGAAGAACACAAATCAAG GTCAGTCTCGAGCGTCAGGAAATGGAGAAATTGCGAGAAGAAAACCAAGCACTGAAGGAAATGATCAACAAATCTTCTTGCCTTAAATGTTGTTCTTCAGCAAACTCCATCGCCATTTCCATGGATTCCATGTTCACAAGTTCTGACCAAAAGCAACAACAATTAGTAACTGAAATAGTTCGACTCAAAGCCGAG GTCGAGGGATTGAAAACGGCTCTGGAACAATACGCTCCTGCTGGAACATCGAGGTCAAGATTGGGGGAGAGCGAGGATGCGATTGAAGGTAGAAGAAATTTGGAGAAATCGAAGAGGATTTTCGGTCTGGAGAAAGCTAGGGTTATGGAGATAGCGAAGAAAGCGATTGAGGAGGTCGTGAAAATGGCGGATTCCGGGGAGCCGCTTTGGATTCGAAGCTTTGAAACAGGACGAGAACTGCTGAATTACGACGAGTACATGAAGCAATTCGCCGGCGAATACGAGCAGCAGCCGAAGGGAGAAATCGAAGCGTCGAGAGAATCCGGCGTGGTGTTCGTAGATCTTCATCGATTGGTTCAGAGCTTCATGGATGTg GTTCAATGGAAGGAAATGTTTCCCTCCATAATCTCGAAGGCGTCGACCATCGAGGTCGTCTGCAATGGCGACGGGTCCACCCGGAATGGCGCAGTTCAACTC ATGTTTGCGGAGCTCCAAATGCTCACTCCCGTCTTCCCCCCAAGAGAAGTCTATTTCATTCGAACTTGCAAACGACTAAGTCCCGAAAAGTGGGTCGTCGCTGATGTTTCGATCAACAACGTTGGTGATAGTATAGACTCATCCCCCTCCTTTTGTAGGAAACGACCCTCAGGTTGCATCATTGAGGATACATCTAACGGTCATTGTAAG GTCATAGTCTTAGAGCACTGGGAATGCCAGAAGACCAAACTTCGAACGATGTATCGAACCATTGTGAATAGCGGTTTGATATTCGGGGCAAGGCATTGGATGGCCACAATGCAAACCCATTGTGAATGGCAGGTTTTCTACATGGCCACCAACGTTCCCATGAAGGATTCCACTG GAATCACCACTCTTGGTGGGAGAAAAAGTGTTCTTCGATTGGCACAGAGAATGACATCTAGTGTTTATCAAGCCATGGGTGCTTCCAGCAGCCATACATGGACCAAGGTCCAGAGCAAAATAGGTGAAAACATAAGAGTTGCTTCAAGAAAGAACTTAAATGATCCACGAGAACCTCTTGGTTTAATCTTGTGTGCAGTTGCTTCAGTGTGGCTACCTATTTCTCCTAAACTCTTGTTCGAATTCTTGATCAATGGATCCCGACGAATCGAG TGGGATGTGATGTTGAGTGGTCCAGTTGAAACGCTAGCAGTGTTTGCCAAAGGACAGAATCGAGGCAATGCTGTTACTATCCAA GCAATAAAATCAGATGAATCCAACAAGTGGATTATACAAGATACTCTAACAAACGATTACGAATCAACAGTGAtctatgctcaaattgacaTTACAAGCATGCAGTCTGTGATGGTTGGATGTGACCCGAGCACCATCACGACGTTACCTATGGGCTTCTCGATCCTCCCAGACGGGCACCCACCGAGGGCATCGGTTATCAGTAAAAGCAAAGAAGAGAGGGTCACAGAAGGAGGTTCGTTGCTAACAATAGCTACTCAAACGTCGCAGTCTGCCGAGTATGTTAACGATTTCGTATCACATATGTTAGAGAATATTAAAGCAAGCCTTCAAGTAGAGGATGATTAG
- the LOC111778894 gene encoding rop guanine nucleotide exchange factor 12-like, with translation MIHAMEQEHEGFKSKLCHFKGTHENSGRHAKSLSIESASMLDSLVDEDTSRSQGSTPVHNNSAEKPLTPTNRPEKSLKLKLTKDEDAVTEKEPRDKKALEMEQMKERFAKLLLGEDMSGGGKGVSSALALSNAITNLAASVFGEQWRLEPMSLERKTRWRKEIDLLLSVTDYIVEFVPSQQKSKDGTNMEIMVTRQRNDLHLNIPALRKLDAMLIGCLDNFKEQNEFYYVSRDADDSEKGNNKRKDDKWWLPTARVPPNGLSEMTRKFLQYQKDCVNQVLKAAMAINAQIISEMEIPEDYIESLPKNGRASLGDSIYRSITVEFFDPDQFLSSMDLTSDHKILDLKDRIEASIVIWRRKMKDVKSAWASAVSLEKRELFEERAETILLILKHRFPGIPQSSLDISKIQFNRDVGHAILESYSRILESLAFTVMSRIEDVLHADALTQNPSQTAPKRKPASETPPEKTPRKREDNGTETPVSMTLLDFMGWGQEQSENEPKKSSLGQSDELNADSDAKNGNTPGNIVTNKKVSYVENLSAVKSPTARH, from the exons ATGATTCATGCTATGGAGCAGGAGCACGAAGGTTTCAAATCCAAATTATGTCATTTCAAAGGAACGCACGAGAATTCTGGCAGACATGCCAAGAGCTTGAGCATCGAGAGTGCCAGCATGTTGGACTCTCTTGTCGATGAGGATACATCAAGAAGCCAAGGATCGACGCCGGTTCACAACAACTCTGCAGAGAAGCCGCTGACACCAACCAATCGACCTGAAAAGTCTCTGAAGCTGAAGTTGACCAAGGATGAAGATGCTGTCACTGAGAAGGAACCCAGAGACAAGAAGGCCTTAG AAATGGAACAAATGAAAGAGAGGTTTGCAAAGTTACTCTTGGGAGAAGACATGTCTGGGGGAGGAAAGGGTGTTTCCTCAGCCTTGGCATTGTCTAATGCAATCACAAACCTTGCTG CTTCTGTGTTCGGAGAACAATGGCGTCTAGAGCCAATGtcattagaaagaaaaacaagatgGAGAAAAGAAATCGATTTGCTCTTATCCGTCACAGACTACATTGTTGAGTTTGTTCCTTCACAACAGAAATCCAAGGATGGAACGAATATGGAG ATAATGGTGACCCGGCAACGAAACGACTTGCACTTGAATATCCCAGCTTTGAGGAAGCTTGATGCCATGTTAATT GGTTGTCTGGATAATTTTAAAGAACAGAACGAGTTCTATTATGTATCGAGAGATGCTGATGACTCGGAGAAAGGAAATAACAAGAGAAAAGATGATAAGTGGTGGCTACCTACAGCAAGAGTTCCACCAAATGGTTTATCAGAGATGACAAGAAAGTTTCTGCAGTACCAGAAGGATTGTGTGAACCAGGTCCTGAAGGCAGCCATGGCTATAAATGCTCAAATCATATCAGAAATGGAGATCCCTGAAGATTACATTGAATCTCTCCCTAAA AATGGAAGGGCAAGCCTAGGGGATTCCATCTACAGAAGTATAACAGTTGAGTTCTTTGATCCTGATCAGTTTCTTTCCAGCATGGACTTAACATCAGATCATAAAATCCTAGATCTGAAAGACAGAATTGAAGCTTCCATAGTGATttggaggaggaagatgaaaGATGTTAAATCTGCTTGGGCTTCAGCAGTGAGCTTGGAAAAGAGAGAACTATTCGAAGAGAGAGCAGAGACCATCTTGCTAATACTTAAGCACCGATTTCCCGGAATCCCACAATCTTCACTAGATATCAgcaaaattcaattcaatcgG GACGTAGGGCACGCCATTTTAGAGAGCTACTCCAGAATACTGGAAAGCTTAGCCTTCACAGTGATGTCTCGAATCGAAGACGTACTCCACGCTGATGCCTTAACTCAAAATCCATCACAGACAGCACCGAAGAGGAAACCAGCGAGCGAAACTCCACCGGAAAAAACGCCACGCAAAAGAGAAGACAACGGCACAGAAACGCCGGTTTCAATGACACTGTTGGATTTCATGGGTTGGGGTCAGGAACAAAGCGAGAACGAGCCGAAGAAGAGTTCATTGGGGCAGTCGGATGAATTAAACGCCGATTCAGATGCGAAAAACGGAAATACGCCTGGGAATATAGTGACGAACAAGAAGGTTTCGTACGTGGAAAATTTGAGCGCTGTGAAAAGTCCAACGGCCCGCCATTGA
- the LOC111778183 gene encoding 30S ribosomal protein S17, chloroplastic-like, whose protein sequence is MFATLNPSSVLQIPPLQRFKKLSLSTSFLHGSTPLSFLSKPAPSPPQTLNFLPSIRAMKSLQGRVVCATNDKTVAVEVVRLAPHPKYKRRIRIKKKYQAHDPDNQFKVGDFVELEKCRPISKMKTFLAIPVPARNSKKKVAEAAAGDLGIPLESQQQV, encoded by the coding sequence ATGTTTGCAACTCTAAATCCCTCGTCCGTCCTGCAAATTCCTCCATTACAGAGATTCAAGAAGCTCTCACTTTCCACCTCTTTCCTCCATGGCTCAACTCCTCTCTCATTCCTCTCTAAGCCTGCACCCTCGCCTCCCCAAACTCTCAATTTCCTCCCCTCCATTAGGGCCATGAAGTCCCTGCAAGGCCGCGTGGTCTGCGCCACCAACGACAAGACCGTTGCCGTCGAAGTCGTGCGCTTGGCGCCTCATCCGAAGTACAAACGGCGCATCAGAATCAAGAAGAAGTACCAGGCACACGATCCGGATAACCAGTTCAAGGTCGGAGACTTTGTGGAGCTTGAGAAATGCCGGCCGATTAGCAAGATGAAGACGTTCCTCGCCATTCCGGTTCCGGCAAGGAATTCGAAGAAGAAGGTGGCGGAAGCTGCGGCTGGGGACCTTGGGATTCCATTGGAGTCTCAGCAACAGGTTTAA
- the LOC111779372 gene encoding protein CURVATURE THYLAKOID 1C, chloroplastic, translating to MASIFATLPPPLLAPGKSFTPLFTYQKKLTVFPIAKGRSANGIVKAIGDSSESSTSIDIIKSVRNVWDQPEDRLGLFGLGFAAVVGAWTATNLVTAVDKLPLLPGVLEFIGILVSWWFVYRYLLFKPNREELLQIINKSVADVLGQ from the exons ATGGCTTCCATTTTTGCTACTCTACCTCCGCCATTGTTGGCCCCTGGCAAAAGCTTCACTCCTCTGTTTACTTATCAGAAGAAGCTCACTGTTTTTCCCATTGCAA AGGGACGTTCTGCCAATGGTATTGTAAAGGCTATTGGAGACAGCTCTGAATCTTCTACTTCCATTGATATTATTAAGTCTGTTCGAAATGTT TGGGATCAACCTGAAGATCGATTGGGACTTTTTGGCCTGGGATTTGCAGCTGTAGTAGGTGCATGGACAGCAACAAATCTTGTTACg GCTGTTGACAAGCTACCACTGCTTCCTGGTGTATTAGAATTCATAGGAATACTGGTTTCTTGG TGGTTCGTGTATCGCTACCTCTTGTTCAAACCAAACCG GGAAGAGCTTTTGCAGATAATCAACAAATCAGTAGCAGATGTATTGGGACAGTAA